The region GATGCGGCTGTTGCCCTCCAGCGAGCGCCGGGAGCGCTCCCCGTGCTGGAAGAGCCGCTCGTAGGAGTCCTCGAGCAGCCCGTTGATGACCTCCATGACCCGCTCCACGACCGCGTTGTGGGTCGCCTGGGCGAGCAGGCTGTGGAATTCGGCGTCCTCCTTGGGGGTGGGCTGCCCGCGCTCCACCCGCTCCTTCTGCCGCAGGATGACGGCCTCGAGCCGCCGGATGTCGCCCTCGTCGGCCCGGGCCGCCGCCTGGCGCGCCACCTGCGGCTCGAAGAGCAGGCGGGCCTCCATCAGCTCCTGGCGCAGCTGGGCCTTGCTGTTGCTGAGCACGCTGGCTATGGGCGCCACCAGGTGCTCGCTGGTGATCTCCCGCACGTAGTTGCCGCCGCCGTGGCGGCTCTCCACCAGGCCGTGCGCCTCGAGCTGGCGTACGGCCTCCCGCACCACCGCCCGGCCGACCTTGAACTGCTCGGCCAGCTTGCGCTCGGAGGGGAGCGCCTGCCCCGGCCGCAGCTCGCCGCTGGCTATGAGCCCGCGGATGTGGGCGGCTATCTTCTCGTAGAGCTTCCTGCGCCGCGCAGACTCGGAGTTGGGTGCGGAAGGACCCATACACCAAATATAGCATGCCGGGGGCCGCGCCGCGCCCGAGGGGGCAGAAGAGAGCGGCGGGCCGCACCGCGGCCCGCCGCTCCCGGCCTCTCCTCGCCTCGCGCTAGAAGACCAAAATCTTGCTCTTCGTCTCCTCCGTCGGCGGCTCCTTGGCCGGGGGCTCCGCCAGCCGCGGCCCCCTGCCGCGCCCAAGCCCCTTGCCCAGC is a window of Rubrobacter xylanophilus DSM 9941 DNA encoding:
- a CDS encoding FadR/GntR family transcriptional regulator, whose amino-acid sequence is MGPSAPNSESARRRKLYEKIAAHIRGLIASGELRPGQALPSERKLAEQFKVGRAVVREAVRQLEAHGLVESRHGGGNYVREITSEHLVAPIASVLSNSKAQLRQELMEARLLFEPQVARQAAARADEGDIRRLEAVILRQKERVERGQPTPKEDAEFHSLLAQATHNAVVERVMEVINGLLEDSYERLFQHGERSRRSLEGNSRILEAVMQHDQEAAEQAMREHIADVARSL